Proteins from one Streptomyces genisteinicus genomic window:
- a CDS encoding RNA 2'-phosphotransferase gives MTTGPSGASPDERRTVKVSKYLSKHLRHQPERIGLTLDANGWVPVEELLRAAGAHGFPLTRAELDHVVAANDKKRFAIDGERIRASQGHTVEVDLDLPAAQPPEYLYHGTVAGNLDAIRSEGLRPMSRHDVHLSPDRETATRVGARRGRPVVLPVHAGALHRAGHVFRVSANGVWLTASVPAEYIRFPGG, from the coding sequence ATGACCACAGGACCATCCGGCGCCTCACCCGACGAGCGGCGCACCGTGAAGGTGTCGAAGTACCTCTCGAAGCATCTGCGCCACCAGCCGGAGCGCATCGGCCTCACCCTCGACGCCAACGGCTGGGTGCCCGTCGAGGAACTGCTCCGGGCTGCCGGCGCCCACGGCTTCCCCCTCACCCGCGCCGAGCTCGACCACGTCGTCGCGGCCAACGACAAGAAGCGCTTCGCGATCGACGGCGAGCGGATCCGCGCCAGCCAGGGCCACACCGTCGAGGTCGACCTCGACCTGCCGGCCGCGCAGCCGCCGGAGTACCTGTACCACGGCACCGTCGCCGGCAATCTCGACGCGATCCGCTCGGAGGGACTGCGGCCCATGAGCCGCCACGACGTCCACCTCTCCCCCGACCGGGAGACCGCCACCCGCGTCGGCGCCCGCCGCGGCCGCCCGGTCGTCCTCCCCGTGCACGCCGGCGCCCTCCACCGCGCCGGACACGTCTTCCGCGTCAGCGCCAACGGTGTGTGGCTCACCGCGTCCGTCCCGGCGGAGTACATCCGCTTCCCCGGCGGCTGA
- the efeB gene encoding iron uptake transporter deferrochelatase/peroxidase subunit, producing MSDNDISRRRLLGTAGAAGATGLVLGAAGGAAGWAAADAPPTPLTAVGSTAAAFHGARQPGITDPQQAHGHLVAFDLRPGAGRREAAALMRRWSLLASRLMAGERAGEGDTGVALDAGPSSLTVTFGFGRTFFDRTSLTPARPAQLDPLPAFSSDRLDAGRSDGDLWVQIGADDALVAFHALRTLQTAAGEAARVRWQMNGFNRSPGATAKPMTARNLMGQVDGTGNPKPSEPDFRQRVFVPDGTEHAWMAGGSYAVVRRIRMLLDDWEKLPLDRQERVIGRRKSDGAPLTGGTETTEPDLDATGPDGKPVIAADAHARISAPEQNGGAAMLRRPFSYHDGIAADGTPDAGLLFVCWQADPLRGFVPVQRKLDRGDALSPFIRHEASGLFAVPGGAGEGEYVGQALLEG from the coding sequence GTGAGCGACAACGACATCTCCAGGCGGCGGCTGCTCGGCACCGCGGGCGCGGCCGGCGCGACCGGGCTCGTCCTCGGTGCGGCGGGCGGCGCCGCCGGGTGGGCGGCGGCCGACGCTCCCCCGACGCCGCTGACGGCGGTCGGGTCCACCGCCGCCGCCTTCCACGGCGCCCGTCAGCCGGGCATCACCGACCCGCAGCAGGCCCACGGCCACCTCGTCGCCTTCGACCTGAGGCCGGGCGCGGGGCGGCGGGAGGCGGCCGCGCTGATGCGGCGCTGGTCGCTGCTGGCGTCGCGGCTGATGGCCGGCGAGCGCGCCGGCGAGGGCGACACGGGCGTCGCCCTCGACGCCGGTCCGTCCTCGCTGACCGTCACCTTCGGCTTCGGCCGCACGTTCTTCGACCGCACCTCGCTCACCCCGGCACGCCCCGCGCAGCTCGACCCGCTGCCCGCCTTCTCCTCGGACCGGCTCGACGCCGGGCGGTCGGACGGCGACCTGTGGGTGCAGATCGGCGCCGACGACGCGCTGGTCGCCTTCCACGCCCTGCGCACCCTGCAGACGGCGGCGGGCGAGGCGGCCCGGGTGCGCTGGCAGATGAACGGCTTCAACCGCTCCCCGGGCGCCACGGCGAAGCCGATGACGGCCCGCAACCTGATGGGCCAGGTCGACGGCACGGGGAACCCCAAGCCCTCCGAACCGGACTTCCGGCAGCGGGTGTTCGTCCCGGACGGGACGGAGCACGCCTGGATGGCCGGGGGTTCGTACGCCGTCGTCCGGCGCATCCGGATGCTTCTCGACGACTGGGAGAAGCTGCCGCTGGACCGGCAGGAGCGGGTCATCGGGCGGCGCAAGTCGGACGGCGCCCCGCTCACCGGCGGCACCGAGACGACCGAGCCCGACCTCGACGCGACCGGCCCGGACGGGAAGCCGGTGATCGCCGCGGACGCCCACGCCAGGATCTCGGCGCCCGAGCAGAACGGGGGCGCGGCGATGCTGCGGCGGCCCTTCTCGTACCACGACGGGATCGCCGCGGACGGGACGCCGGACGCGGGGCTGCTCTTCGTCTGCTGGCAGGCCGACCCGCTGCGCGGCTTCGTGCCGGTGCAGCGCAAGCTCGACCGGGGCGACGCGCTGTCGCCGTTCATCCGGCACGAGGCGAGCGGGCTCTTCGCGGTGCCCGGCGGGGCGGGGGAGGGCGAGTACGTGGGACAGGCGCTGCTGGAGGGGTGA
- the serS gene encoding serine--tRNA ligase: MIDLRLLREDPDRVRASQRARGEDVGLVDALLLADERRRASGLRFDELRSEQKSLGKLVSRATPEERVELLKKAEQLKTDVKAAEAAQNEADEDARQLLLKLGNLVHEDVPVGGEEDFVVLETHGTIRDFGAEGFEPRDHLELGEALGAIDVERGAKVSGSRFYYLTGVGALLELALVNAAIAQATEAGFVPMLTPALVRPRAMEGTGFLGQAAENVYHLERDDYYLVGTSEVPLAAYHMDEILDADKLPLRYAGFSPCFRREAGTYGKDTRGIFRVHQFDKVEMFSYVAPEDAESEHKRLLEWEKQWLTGLELPFQVIDVASGDLGASASRKYDCEAWIPTQGKYRELTSASNCDSFQARRLSVRMRDGKKVQPLATLNGTLCAVPRTIVAILENHQLADGSVRVPEMLRPYLGGREVLEPISR; this comes from the coding sequence GTGATTGACCTTCGCCTGCTCCGTGAGGACCCCGACCGAGTCCGCGCTTCCCAGCGCGCCCGTGGAGAGGACGTCGGCCTCGTCGACGCCCTGCTCTTGGCCGACGAGCGGCGACGGGCCTCCGGCCTCCGCTTCGACGAGCTGCGCTCCGAGCAGAAGTCGCTCGGCAAACTCGTCTCCAGGGCCACCCCCGAGGAGCGCGTCGAGCTCCTGAAGAAGGCCGAGCAGCTCAAGACCGACGTCAAGGCCGCCGAGGCCGCGCAGAACGAGGCCGACGAGGACGCCCGGCAGCTGCTGCTGAAGCTGGGCAACCTCGTGCACGAGGACGTCCCGGTCGGCGGCGAGGAGGACTTCGTCGTCCTGGAGACCCACGGCACCATCCGCGACTTCGGCGCGGAGGGCTTCGAGCCCAGGGACCACCTGGAGCTCGGCGAGGCCCTGGGCGCCATCGACGTCGAGCGCGGGGCCAAGGTCTCCGGCTCGCGCTTCTACTACCTGACCGGTGTCGGCGCACTGCTGGAGCTCGCCCTCGTCAACGCGGCGATCGCGCAGGCCACCGAGGCCGGCTTCGTACCGATGCTCACCCCCGCGCTGGTCCGCCCCCGGGCCATGGAGGGCACCGGCTTCCTCGGCCAGGCCGCGGAGAACGTCTACCACCTGGAGCGGGACGACTACTACCTGGTCGGCACCTCCGAGGTGCCGCTCGCCGCGTACCACATGGACGAGATCCTCGACGCGGACAAGCTGCCGCTGCGCTACGCCGGGTTCTCGCCCTGCTTCCGCCGTGAGGCCGGCACGTACGGCAAGGACACCCGGGGCATCTTCCGGGTCCACCAGTTCGACAAGGTGGAGATGTTCTCCTACGTGGCCCCGGAGGACGCCGAGTCCGAGCACAAGCGTCTCCTGGAGTGGGAGAAGCAGTGGCTCACCGGCCTGGAGCTGCCGTTCCAGGTGATCGACGTGGCCTCCGGCGACCTCGGCGCCTCGGCGTCGCGCAAGTACGACTGCGAGGCGTGGATCCCGACCCAGGGCAAGTACCGCGAGCTGACCTCGGCGTCGAACTGCGACTCCTTCCAGGCCCGCCGGCTCTCCGTACGCATGCGCGACGGCAAGAAGGTCCAGCCGCTGGCGACGCTGAACGGCACCCTGTGCGCCGTGCCCCGCACGATCGTGGCCATTCTGGAGAACCACCAGCTGGCCGACGGTTCGGTCCGCGTCCCCGAGATGCTCCGCCCCTACCTGGGCGGCCGCGAGGTGCTGGAGCCGATCTCCCGGTGA
- a CDS encoding ABC transporter ATP-binding protein: protein MTSVAVQHASRWFGNVVAVNDVTMDIGPGVTGLLGPNGAGKSTLINMMGGFLAPSTGTVTLDGQPIWRNESVYRQIGVVPEREAMYDFLTGRDFVVANAELHGLDARAAQKALATVEMEYAQDRKISTYSKGMRQRVKMASALVHDPAVLLLDEPFNGMDPRQRMQLMDLLRRMGAEGRTVLFSSHILEEVEQLASHIEVIVAGRHAASGDFRRIRRLMTDRPHRYLVRSSDDRALAAALIADPSTAGIEVDVTEGALRIQAVDFGRFTELLPRVAREHSIRLLTVSPSDESLESVFSYLVTA, encoded by the coding sequence GTGACCTCAGTAGCTGTCCAGCATGCCTCACGGTGGTTCGGCAACGTGGTCGCCGTCAACGACGTGACCATGGACATCGGTCCTGGTGTGACGGGCCTGCTCGGCCCGAACGGCGCGGGCAAGTCCACGCTGATCAACATGATGGGCGGCTTCCTCGCCCCCTCCACCGGCACGGTCACCCTCGACGGGCAGCCGATCTGGCGCAACGAGTCGGTGTACCGGCAGATCGGCGTCGTCCCCGAGCGGGAGGCGATGTACGACTTCCTCACCGGCCGCGACTTCGTCGTCGCCAACGCCGAACTCCACGGGCTCGACGCCCGCGCCGCGCAGAAGGCGCTTGCCACGGTCGAGATGGAGTACGCCCAGGACCGCAAGATCTCGACGTACAGCAAGGGCATGCGCCAGCGCGTGAAGATGGCGTCCGCCCTCGTCCACGACCCGGCGGTGCTGCTGCTCGACGAGCCGTTCAACGGCATGGACCCGCGCCAGCGGATGCAGCTGATGGACCTGCTGCGCAGGATGGGCGCCGAGGGCCGGACCGTCCTCTTCTCCTCGCACATCCTGGAGGAGGTCGAGCAACTCGCCTCCCACATCGAGGTGATCGTCGCGGGACGGCACGCGGCCAGCGGCGACTTCCGCCGGATCCGGCGGCTGATGACCGACCGGCCGCACCGCTACCTGGTCCGTTCCAGCGACGACCGGGCGCTCGCGGCCGCGCTGATCGCGGACCCGTCGACGGCGGGCATCGAGGTCGACGTCACCGAAGGGGCGCTGCGCATCCAGGCCGTCGACTTCGGCCGCTTCACCGAACTGCTGCCGAGGGTCGCCCGTGAGCACTCCATCCGGCTGCTGACGGTCTCGCCGTCCGACGAGTCCCTCGAATCGGTCTTCTCCTACCTCGTAACGGCCTGA
- a CDS encoding ABC transporter permease, with translation MYNPTVARLTYKAVLGRRRAAILFVLPALLLLIAFAVRTLNGVDDQVAADVLGGFALATMVPLIGVIAGTGAISPEIDDGSIVYLLSKPVKRPVIVFTKLIVAIAVTMAFSAVPTFLAGLILNGNGQQIAVAYTVAALVASIAYSALFLLLGTVSRHAVVIGLVYALVWETLFGSLVPGARTLSVQQWALSLAERIAGDGLVGSDVGLPAAVALLAGVTVAATWYAGHKLRSLTLAGEE, from the coding sequence ATGTACAACCCCACCGTCGCCCGGCTCACCTACAAGGCCGTCCTCGGACGGCGCCGGGCCGCGATCCTCTTCGTGCTCCCCGCCCTGCTGCTGCTCATCGCCTTCGCCGTGCGCACGCTGAACGGGGTCGACGACCAGGTGGCCGCCGACGTCCTCGGCGGGTTCGCACTGGCCACGATGGTGCCGCTGATCGGGGTGATCGCGGGCACCGGGGCGATCAGCCCCGAGATCGACGACGGCTCGATCGTCTACCTGCTCTCCAAGCCCGTGAAGCGGCCGGTGATCGTGTTCACCAAGCTGATCGTCGCGATCGCCGTGACCATGGCCTTCTCGGCGGTGCCCACCTTCCTCGCGGGCCTGATCCTGAACGGCAACGGGCAGCAGATCGCCGTCGCCTACACGGTCGCCGCGCTGGTCGCCTCGATCGCCTACAGCGCGCTGTTCCTGCTGCTCGGCACGGTCAGCCGGCACGCGGTCGTCATCGGCCTCGTCTACGCCCTGGTGTGGGAGACGCTCTTCGGCAGCCTGGTGCCGGGCGCGCGGACGCTCAGCGTCCAGCAGTGGGCGCTGTCCCTCGCCGAACGCATCGCCGGGGACGGCCTGGTCGGCTCGGACGTCGGCCTCCCGGCGGCGGTGGCGCTGCTCGCCGGGGTGACCGTGGCCGCGACCTGGTACGCGGGCCACAAGCTGCGCTCCCTGACTCTCGCCGGCGAGGAGTGA
- a CDS encoding ABC transporter ATP-binding protein: MIATESLSKRFPRVTALDRLSLDIGPGVTGLVGANGAGKSTLIKILLGLSPASEGRAAVLGLDVATSGAEIRERVGYMPEHDCLPPDVSATEFVVHMARMSGLPATAARERTADTLRHVGLYEERYRPIGGYSTGMKQRVKLAQALVHDPQLVLLDEPTNGLDPVGRDEMLGLIRRIHTDFGISVLVTSHLLGELERTCDHVVVIDGGSLLRSSSTKDFTQATATLAVEVTDSDTHPDGTGALRAALTAAGVRIHEGTEEGLPGAGHILLLEAVGDQTYDTVRDTVAGLGLGLVRMEQRRHHIAEVFRPAAAQASPASPTSPASRDGGHGTRAGDGTDHETGTATAAGEEVQAR; this comes from the coding sequence GTGATCGCGACCGAAAGCCTGAGCAAGCGGTTCCCCCGGGTGACCGCGCTTGACCGGCTCTCGTTGGACATCGGCCCCGGTGTGACCGGCCTGGTGGGCGCCAACGGAGCCGGCAAGTCCACGTTGATCAAGATCCTTCTGGGTCTGTCCCCCGCCTCCGAGGGCCGAGCCGCCGTGCTCGGTCTCGACGTGGCCACGAGCGGCGCCGAGATCCGCGAGCGCGTCGGCTACATGCCCGAGCACGACTGCCTGCCGCCCGACGTCTCGGCCACCGAGTTCGTCGTCCACATGGCGCGCATGTCGGGCCTGCCGGCGACCGCCGCACGCGAGCGCACCGCCGACACCCTGCGCCACGTGGGCCTGTACGAGGAGCGCTACCGGCCCATCGGCGGCTACTCGACGGGCATGAAACAGCGGGTGAAGCTCGCGCAGGCCCTCGTCCACGACCCTCAGCTGGTGCTGCTGGACGAGCCGACCAACGGTCTCGACCCGGTCGGCCGGGACGAGATGCTCGGCCTCATCCGCCGGATCCACACCGACTTCGGCATCTCGGTGCTCGTCACCTCCCATCTGCTCGGCGAGCTGGAGCGCACCTGCGACCACGTCGTCGTCATCGACGGCGGCAGCCTGCTGCGCTCCAGCTCCACCAAGGACTTCACCCAGGCCACGGCCACGCTCGCGGTCGAGGTCACCGACTCCGACACCCACCCCGACGGCACCGGGGCGCTGCGGGCGGCGCTGACCGCTGCCGGGGTCCGCATCCACGAGGGCACCGAGGAGGGGCTGCCCGGGGCAGGCCACATCCTGCTGCTGGAGGCGGTAGGCGACCAGACGTACGACACCGTCCGGGACACCGTCGCCGGGCTCGGCCTCGGACTCGTGCGGATGGAACAGCGCCGCCACCACATCGCCGAGGTCTTCCGGCCCGCAGCGGCCCAGGCGTCCCCGGCGTCCCCCACATCCCCCGCGTCCCGGGACGGCGGACACGGCACACGGGCCGGCGACGGCACGGACCACGAGACCGGCACGGCGACGGCTGCCGGCGAGGAGGTGCAGGCACGGTGA
- a CDS encoding ABC transporter permease produces the protein MSTHTPGAPDSSRIHNIGYRHYDGPRLGRAYARRSLYSQSLRGAFGLGRSAKSKVLPMILMGIMCLVAAIMVAVAVAVPGTTDLPVEYTRFAIVTQALIGLFLAAQAPQSVSRDLRFKSVPLYFSRPIERVDYVVAKFAAMASALLLLTGVPLVILYLGAMLAKFNFWDQTKGFAQGMVSVALLSVLFGGIGLVLAALTPRRGFGVAAVIATLTITYGAVSTVQAISWETGSAGAIQWLGLFSPVTLVDGVQTAFLGAESAFPGGSGPGTGAGVVYLLVVLALIAGCYAVLMRRYRKVGL, from the coding sequence GTGAGCACCCACACCCCGGGGGCGCCCGATTCCTCGCGGATCCACAACATCGGATACCGCCACTACGACGGCCCCCGCCTCGGCCGCGCCTACGCGCGCCGCTCGCTGTACTCGCAGTCCCTGCGCGGCGCCTTCGGCCTCGGCCGTTCCGCCAAGTCCAAGGTCCTGCCGATGATCCTGATGGGCATCATGTGCCTGGTCGCGGCCATCATGGTCGCGGTCGCGGTGGCGGTCCCCGGCACGACCGACCTGCCGGTGGAGTACACCCGCTTCGCGATCGTGACGCAGGCGCTCATCGGCCTGTTCCTCGCCGCGCAGGCGCCCCAGTCCGTCTCCCGCGACCTGCGGTTCAAGTCCGTGCCGCTGTACTTCTCCCGTCCGATCGAGCGGGTGGACTACGTGGTCGCGAAGTTCGCCGCCATGGCGTCGGCGCTGCTCCTGCTCACGGGTGTCCCGCTGGTGATCCTCTACCTGGGCGCGATGCTGGCGAAGTTCAACTTCTGGGACCAGACGAAGGGCTTCGCACAGGGCATGGTCTCCGTGGCGCTCCTCTCCGTCCTCTTCGGCGGCATCGGCCTGGTGCTGGCCGCCCTCACCCCCCGGCGCGGCTTCGGCGTCGCCGCCGTCATCGCGACCCTGACCATCACCTACGGCGCGGTCTCCACCGTGCAGGCGATCTCCTGGGAGACCGGATCGGCCGGGGCGATCCAGTGGCTCGGCCTGTTCTCCCCGGTCACGCTCGTCGACGGGGTGCAGACCGCCTTCCTGGGCGCCGAGTCCGCCTTCCCCGGCGGTTCCGGCCCCGGCACCGGCGCCGGCGTCGTCTACCTGCTCGTCGTCCTCGCGCTGATCGCCGGCTGCTACGCCGTGCTGATGCGCCGCTACCGGAAGGTGGGGCTGTGA
- the pheA gene encoding prephenate dehydratase, protein MSATRFTYLGPEGTFTEAALRTLPEAATRELVPAVSVPAALDAVRAGEAGAALVPIENSVEGGVTATLDELASGEPLMIYREVLLPIAFALLVRPGTALAGIKTVTGHPVAQPQVRNWLRANLPDALWESAASNADGARLVQEGRYDAAFAGEFAAATYGLEPLVTDIHDAQNAETRFVLVGRPARPAAPTGADKTSVVIWMGEDQPGALLELLQEFAVRGVNLMLIQSRPTGAGIGNYCFAVDAEGHIADRRVGEALMGLKRICPKVRFLGSYPRAGTARQDVRPLRAGTSDAEFTAASDWLARAQDGRTDS, encoded by the coding sequence ATGTCCGCCACGCGCTTCACGTATCTCGGCCCCGAGGGCACGTTCACCGAGGCCGCCCTGCGCACGCTCCCGGAGGCAGCGACCCGCGAACTCGTCCCGGCGGTCTCCGTGCCCGCGGCGCTGGACGCCGTGCGGGCCGGCGAGGCCGGCGCCGCCCTGGTGCCGATCGAGAACTCCGTGGAGGGCGGCGTCACCGCCACGCTCGACGAACTGGCGTCGGGCGAACCGCTGATGATCTACCGCGAGGTGCTGCTGCCCATCGCGTTCGCGCTGCTGGTGCGGCCGGGCACGGCACTCGCCGGGATCAAGACGGTGACGGGCCACCCGGTCGCCCAGCCGCAGGTGCGCAACTGGCTGCGGGCGAATCTGCCGGACGCACTGTGGGAGTCGGCGGCCTCGAACGCGGACGGCGCCCGGCTGGTGCAGGAGGGGCGGTACGACGCGGCCTTCGCCGGCGAGTTCGCCGCGGCGACGTACGGCCTGGAGCCGCTGGTCACCGACATCCACGACGCCCAGAACGCGGAGACCCGCTTCGTGCTCGTGGGCCGCCCGGCCCGCCCGGCGGCGCCGACCGGAGCGGACAAGACGTCGGTGGTCATCTGGATGGGGGAGGACCAGCCGGGCGCCCTGCTGGAACTGCTCCAGGAGTTCGCGGTGCGCGGCGTCAACCTGATGCTGATCCAGTCCCGTCCGACGGGCGCGGGCATCGGCAACTACTGCTTCGCCGTCGACGCGGAGGGCCACATCGCGGACCGCCGGGTGGGCGAGGCGCTGATGGGCCTGAAGCGGATCTGCCCCAAGGTGCGGTTCCTCGGCTCGTATCCGCGGGCGGGGACGGCGCGGCAGGATGTCCGGCCGCTGCGGGCGGGAACCTCGGACGCGGAGTTCACGGCCGCGTCGGACTGGCTGGCGCGCGCACAGGACGGCCGCACGGACAGCTGA
- a CDS encoding Cof-type HAD-IIB family hydrolase, whose protein sequence is MTTDIDPRPLPAVPRLIATDLDGTLLRDDKSVSERTIAALAAAEEAGIEVFFVTGRPARWMDVVSDHVHGHGLAICGNGAAVVDLHSGGRLVRVRDLPRPTALDVVRTLREAAPGTSFAVELATGIHYEPAYPPFHLDPGATVASAEKLLHETGPGQGAPVLKLLAHHTDLTPDGFLALARAAAGDRASITRSSPTALLEISGHGVSKASTLALCCAERGISSDEVVAFGDMPNDVEMLTWAGTSYAMGNAHPDVLAAASGRTVANNEDGVAVIVEELVARRMASRG, encoded by the coding sequence GTGACGACTGATATCGATCCCCGGCCCCTGCCCGCCGTCCCCCGGCTGATCGCCACCGACCTGGACGGCACGCTCCTGCGTGACGACAAGTCCGTGTCGGAACGGACGATCGCGGCCCTCGCGGCCGCCGAGGAGGCCGGCATCGAGGTCTTCTTCGTCACCGGCCGGCCCGCCCGCTGGATGGACGTCGTCAGCGACCACGTCCACGGGCACGGACTCGCCATCTGCGGCAACGGCGCGGCCGTGGTCGACCTGCACTCCGGCGGCCGGCTGGTCCGGGTCCGCGACCTGCCGCGGCCCACCGCGCTCGACGTCGTCCGCACCCTCCGGGAGGCCGCGCCCGGCACCTCGTTCGCGGTCGAACTCGCCACCGGCATCCACTACGAACCCGCCTATCCGCCGTTCCACCTGGACCCCGGCGCCACCGTCGCCTCCGCCGAGAAGCTGCTCCACGAGACGGGGCCCGGCCAGGGCGCCCCGGTGCTGAAGCTGCTGGCGCACCACACGGACCTGACCCCGGACGGCTTCCTGGCCCTCGCCCGCGCCGCGGCCGGTGACCGCGCCTCGATCACGCGCTCCAGCCCCACCGCCCTGCTGGAGATCAGCGGACACGGCGTCAGCAAGGCCAGCACCCTCGCGCTGTGCTGTGCCGAGCGCGGGATCTCCTCGGACGAGGTCGTCGCATTCGGCGACATGCCGAACGACGTGGAGATGCTGACCTGGGCGGGCACCTCCTACGCGATGGGCAACGCCCACCCCGACGTCCTCGCGGCGGCGTCCGGGCGGACGGTCGCCAACAACGAGGACGGCGTCGCGGTGATCGTCGAGGAGCTGGTGGCCCGCCGGATGGCCTCCCGCGGGTAG
- a CDS encoding HAD family hydrolase — protein sequence MSTAPFPYKLVATDLDGTLLRSDDTVSQRTRDALAAVTAAGAAHIVVTGRAVPWTRHILDDLGYDGLAVCGQGAQVYHAGEHRLLTSLTLDRQLAGLALSKIEAEVGPLALAASRDGLDGEVLIAPGYRAQEGPLPYMPMKDPSELWAAPLNKLYIQHPELGDDELARAARQTVGSLVDVVMAGPGIVEILPLGLSKATGLSLAARRLGVRGADTIAFGDMPNDVPMFGWAAHGVAMANAHDELKAVAHEITASNDADGIAVVLEQLLAA from the coding sequence GTGAGCACCGCGCCCTTCCCGTACAAGCTCGTCGCCACGGACCTCGACGGCACGCTGCTGCGCAGCGACGACACCGTCTCGCAGCGCACCCGTGACGCTCTCGCCGCGGTCACCGCGGCGGGAGCGGCGCACATCGTGGTGACCGGTCGCGCCGTCCCGTGGACGCGGCACATCCTCGACGACCTCGGCTACGACGGCCTCGCCGTCTGCGGCCAGGGGGCGCAGGTCTACCACGCCGGCGAGCACCGGCTGCTCACCTCCCTGACCCTGGACCGGCAGCTGGCGGGCCTCGCCCTGTCCAAGATCGAGGCGGAGGTCGGGCCGCTGGCGCTCGCCGCGAGCCGCGACGGTCTGGACGGCGAGGTGCTGATCGCGCCCGGCTACCGGGCGCAGGAGGGCCCGCTGCCCTACATGCCGATGAAGGACCCGTCCGAACTGTGGGCGGCGCCGCTCAACAAGCTCTACATCCAGCACCCCGAACTCGGCGACGACGAACTCGCCCGGGCGGCCAGACAGACGGTCGGCAGCCTGGTGGACGTGGTGATGGCGGGCCCGGGGATAGTGGAGATCCTGCCGCTCGGCCTGAGCAAGGCGACCGGCCTCTCACTGGCGGCCCGCCGGCTGGGCGTCCGCGGCGCGGACACCATCGCCTTCGGCGACATGCCGAACGACGTCCCGATGTTCGGCTGGGCGGCGCACGGTGTGGCCATGGCCAACGCGCACGACGAACTCAAGGCCGTGGCCCACGAGATCACCGCCTCCAACGACGCCGACGGCATCGCGGTGGTGCTGGAGCAGCTGCTCGCGGCCTGA
- a CDS encoding LLM class flavin-dependent oxidoreductase — translation MTLRLSTVILPVDRWHEGGRARWQRAEDLGFHTAYTYDHLSWRSFRDGPWFGALPTLTAAATATERLRLGTLVTSPNFRHPVTLAKELISLDDVSGGRVTLGIGAGGSGFDATALGQDAWTPRERADRFGEFVPLLDRLLTEDAVSQRGDFYSAEEARNIPGCVQRPRIPFAVAATGPRGLRLAARYGQAWVTTGDPKLYETGTPEQSVEALRGQVEKLGAACAGEGRDVADLDKILLTGFTPDRTRPLDSVGAFVDFAGRHRELGFTEIVVHWPIPDSDFAADQGVFEKIASEAPAQLG, via the coding sequence ATGACTCTGCGCCTGAGCACCGTGATCCTCCCCGTCGACCGCTGGCACGAAGGGGGCCGCGCCCGGTGGCAGCGCGCCGAGGACCTCGGCTTCCACACCGCGTACACCTACGACCACCTGTCGTGGCGCTCCTTCCGCGACGGCCCCTGGTTCGGCGCCCTGCCGACCCTCACCGCCGCCGCCACGGCCACCGAGCGCCTCCGTCTCGGCACCCTCGTCACGTCCCCGAACTTCCGCCACCCCGTGACGCTCGCCAAGGAGCTGATCTCGCTGGACGACGTCTCGGGCGGGCGGGTCACCCTCGGCATCGGGGCGGGCGGCAGCGGCTTCGACGCCACCGCTCTCGGCCAGGACGCCTGGACGCCGCGCGAACGCGCCGACCGTTTCGGCGAGTTCGTCCCGCTGCTGGACCGGCTGCTGACCGAGGACGCCGTCTCGCAGCGCGGGGACTTCTACTCCGCCGAGGAGGCCCGGAACATCCCCGGCTGCGTCCAGCGCCCGCGGATCCCCTTCGCCGTCGCGGCGACCGGCCCGCGCGGGCTCCGGCTCGCCGCCCGGTACGGCCAGGCCTGGGTCACCACCGGCGACCCGAAGCTGTACGAGACCGGTACGCCCGAGCAGTCCGTCGAGGCGCTGCGCGGCCAGGTCGAGAAGCTTGGCGCGGCCTGTGCCGGGGAGGGCCGGGACGTGGCGGATCTGGACAAGATCCTGCTCACCGGGTTCACCCCGGACCGCACGCGCCCGCTGGACTCGGTCGGCGCGTTCGTGGACTTCGCGGGCCGCCACCGCGAGCTGGGCTTCACCGAGATCGTGGTGCACTGGCCGATCCCCGACTCGGATTTCGCCGCCGACCAGGGCGTCTTCGAGAAGATCGCCTCCGAGGCGCCGGCCCAGCTCGGCTGA